Proteins found in one Hypericibacter terrae genomic segment:
- a CDS encoding DMT family transporter — protein MIGILYALASAALFGLSAPLAKILLGGVSPWLLAGLLYLGSGLGLALVRLLWHSKETGIQKADLPWLAAAILSGGVAGPVLLLFGLARSSASEASLLLNLESALTLAMAWVIFKENVDRRLLLGAAAIVSGAVVLSWPRDPSLGLGWGPVLIAGACLAWAIDNNFTRKVSASDPMQIAMVKGLVAGAANVTIALALGASWPAGILVLESAVVGFLGYGISLTLFVLALRHLGTARTGAYYSLAPFIGAAAAIALLGDPVTMSFVAGGILMAIGLWLHLTERHLHLHEHEPMEHDHLHTHDEHHQHRHASDVPPEPHAHPHRHRRLVHRHLHYPDIHHRHTH, from the coding sequence ATGATCGGCATCCTCTATGCGCTGGCCTCGGCCGCCCTGTTCGGGCTCAGCGCGCCGCTCGCCAAAATCCTCCTGGGCGGCGTTTCGCCCTGGCTGTTGGCGGGCCTGCTCTATCTCGGATCCGGCCTTGGGTTGGCGCTTGTGCGGCTTCTCTGGCACAGCAAGGAAACGGGGATCCAGAAGGCGGACCTGCCCTGGCTTGCCGCGGCGATCCTGTCGGGCGGCGTCGCGGGTCCGGTGCTCCTTCTCTTTGGCCTCGCTCGAAGCTCCGCATCGGAAGCGTCGCTGCTGCTGAATCTGGAAAGCGCGCTCACGCTCGCCATGGCGTGGGTCATCTTCAAGGAGAATGTCGACCGGCGGCTTCTCCTTGGTGCGGCTGCCATCGTGTCCGGCGCCGTGGTCTTGTCATGGCCTCGGGATCCTTCCCTCGGCCTCGGCTGGGGGCCGGTCCTGATCGCGGGGGCCTGCCTGGCGTGGGCCATCGACAACAATTTCACGCGAAAGGTCTCGGCCAGCGATCCGATGCAGATCGCCATGGTCAAGGGGTTGGTCGCCGGAGCCGCGAACGTCACCATCGCCCTGGCCTTGGGGGCCTCATGGCCTGCGGGCATTCTGGTTCTGGAGTCTGCCGTCGTCGGATTCCTGGGCTACGGCATCTCGCTCACTCTTTTCGTTCTCGCGCTACGCCATCTCGGGACGGCGCGAACCGGCGCTTACTATTCGCTGGCACCCTTCATCGGCGCCGCGGCGGCGATCGCGCTGCTGGGCGATCCGGTGACCATGAGTTTCGTGGCCGGCGGGATCCTGATGGCCATCGGGCTCTGGCTGCATCTGACCGAGCGCCATCTCCATCTGCATGAGCATGAGCCGATGGAGCACGACCATCTGCACACGCATGATGAGCATCACCAGCATCGGCATGCGTCGGATGTCCCGCCCGAGCCGCACGCTCATCCGCACCGGCACCGGCGACTCGTGCATCGGCATCTGCACTATCCGGATATCCATCACCGGCACACGCACTAA
- a CDS encoding chromate resistance protein ChrB domain-containing protein translates to MPTLNSIPIDKLARLIGTPHCPAIIDVQTDEDFEADPHLIPGAVRRPFAGVADWGPEFLGRSAVIVCQKGLKLSHGVAAWLRHAGVPAESLEGGAIAWREAGLPMVPAARLPARDRQNRTLWVTRARPKIDRIACPWLIRRFVDPNAVFLFVTPSEVQGVADRFGATPFDIESPDAFWSHRGERCTFDVMVEEFGLGAIESLARLAVIVRGADTGRLDLAPEAPGLLAASLGLSRMYADDLEQLEAGMLLYDAFYRWCRDATDETHNWTSHRPSKPAGRA, encoded by the coding sequence ATGCCTACGCTCAACAGCATTCCCATCGATAAACTTGCGCGCCTGATCGGGACGCCCCACTGTCCCGCCATCATCGACGTCCAGACGGACGAGGATTTCGAGGCGGATCCCCATTTGATTCCGGGTGCCGTCCGGCGCCCCTTTGCCGGTGTTGCCGATTGGGGACCCGAGTTCCTGGGGCGCAGCGCGGTCATCGTCTGCCAGAAGGGTCTGAAGCTCAGTCACGGCGTCGCCGCCTGGCTGCGGCATGCGGGCGTGCCTGCGGAATCGCTCGAGGGCGGGGCGATCGCCTGGCGGGAAGCGGGGCTCCCCATGGTGCCCGCGGCCCGGCTGCCCGCGCGCGACCGCCAGAACCGGACCCTGTGGGTCACGCGCGCGCGGCCCAAGATCGACCGCATCGCCTGTCCCTGGCTCATCCGCCGGTTTGTCGATCCGAACGCCGTGTTTCTTTTCGTGACGCCGTCCGAAGTGCAGGGCGTCGCCGATCGCTTCGGCGCCACGCCGTTCGATATCGAGAGTCCGGATGCCTTCTGGAGCCACCGGGGCGAGCGCTGCACCTTCGACGTGATGGTCGAGGAATTCGGGCTCGGCGCCATCGAATCGCTCGCCCGGCTCGCCGTCATCGTCCGCGGTGCCGACACCGGCCGTCTCGATCTCGCGCCCGAAGCGCCGGGCTTGCTGGCCGCGTCGCTCGGACTGTCGCGCATGTATGCGGACGATCTGGAGCAGCTCGAAGCGGGCATGCTGCTCTACGACGCCTTCTACCGATGGTGCCGCGACGCGACAGACGAGACCCACAATTGGACGTCCCACAGACCGTCCAAGCCGGCCGGTCGGGCCTGA
- a CDS encoding Gfo/Idh/MocA family protein, translating into MMDFPKDNLRVGFVGSGFIAHFHLKAMLGVRHVEVTGVHSRKAENRARIVEAVAELGLGTCRGHESLESLFRAEDVDAIWILSPNYTRLAVMRTLHAEVKAGRSKVFAVACEKPLARSVAEAREMSHLAEDAGLNHGYLENQVFATPVQRGKEIIWRRAASATGRPYLARAAEEHSGPHEPWFWQGDKQGGGVLSDMMCHSVEVARHLLTQPGAPRGSLKVKSVNGTVANLKWTRPHYAAQLSERFGAEVDYRNRPAEDFARATVSLEDADGNALMIEATTSWAYVGAGLRIQLELLGPEYAMEFNSLGAGLKIFMSRAVTGSEGEDLVEKQNAEQGLMPVLEDEAGVYGYTDENRHMVECFRKGTTPLETFHDGLAVVEMLMGLYRSAETGRTVAFPCPELETYIPAVARRSSPA; encoded by the coding sequence ATGATGGATTTTCCGAAAGACAATCTGCGCGTCGGCTTCGTCGGCAGCGGCTTCATCGCCCATTTCCATTTGAAGGCCATGCTGGGCGTGCGCCATGTCGAGGTGACGGGCGTCCATAGCCGCAAAGCCGAAAACCGTGCGCGCATCGTCGAGGCCGTGGCCGAGCTGGGGCTCGGGACCTGTCGCGGCCATGAAAGCCTCGAATCGCTGTTCCGGGCCGAGGATGTCGACGCGATCTGGATCCTGTCGCCCAACTATACGCGGCTCGCCGTGATGCGGACGCTCCATGCGGAGGTGAAGGCCGGACGGTCGAAGGTCTTCGCGGTGGCCTGCGAGAAGCCGCTCGCCCGCAGCGTGGCGGAGGCGCGCGAGATGTCGCATCTCGCGGAGGATGCCGGGCTCAACCATGGCTATCTGGAGAATCAGGTCTTCGCGACGCCGGTGCAGCGCGGCAAGGAGATCATCTGGCGGCGCGCGGCCTCGGCGACCGGCCGTCCCTACCTGGCGCGCGCGGCGGAGGAGCATTCGGGCCCCCATGAACCCTGGTTCTGGCAGGGCGACAAGCAGGGCGGCGGCGTGCTTTCCGACATGATGTGCCACAGCGTCGAGGTCGCCCGTCACCTCCTGACGCAACCCGGGGCACCGCGCGGGTCGCTGAAGGTCAAGTCCGTCAACGGAACGGTCGCCAATCTCAAATGGACCCGGCCGCATTATGCCGCGCAGCTGAGCGAGCGTTTCGGCGCCGAGGTCGACTACCGCAACCGCCCGGCCGAGGATTTCGCGCGCGCCACGGTGTCGCTCGAGGATGCCGACGGCAACGCCCTGATGATCGAGGCCACGACGTCCTGGGCCTATGTCGGTGCCGGCCTGCGCATCCAGCTCGAACTTCTGGGCCCCGAATATGCGATGGAGTTCAACTCGCTGGGGGCGGGCCTGAAGATCTTCATGTCGCGCGCGGTGACCGGCTCGGAAGGCGAGGATCTCGTCGAAAAGCAGAATGCCGAACAGGGTCTGATGCCGGTCCTGGAGGACGAGGCCGGCGTCTATGGCTACACCGACGAGAACCGCCACATGGTCGAGTGCTTCCGCAAGGGGACGACGCCGCTCGAGACGTTCCATGACGGGCTGGCCGTGGTCGAGATGCTCATGGGTCTCTATCGATCGGCCGAGACCGGCCGGACCGTCGCCTTTCCCTGTCCGGAACTGGAGACCTACATCCCCGCGGTCGCGCGGCGGTCGTCCCCGGCCTGA